One stretch of Armigeres subalbatus isolate Guangzhou_Male chromosome 2, GZ_Asu_2, whole genome shotgun sequence DNA includes these proteins:
- the LOC134213854 gene encoding rRNA-processing protein FCF1 homolog: protein MANKKLKLKRLNGQRAAQLKRMIKTSDNRLKEADRNASKKKKSGETERQVMEKPQTSSAMFFQYNTQLGPPYHILVDTNFINFSIKNKLDIVKTMMDCLYAKCIPYVTDCVVGELEKLGQKYKLALRIVKDSRFERIKCLHRGTYADDCLVQRVMQHKCYIVATNDKDLKRRIRKIPGVPIMNVAMNRYVIERMPDAFEPMAKK from the exons ATG gccaacaaaaaattaaaacttaagCGACTCAACGGTCAAAGAGCCGCCCAACTAAAGAGGATGATCAAAACATCCGACAACAGATTGAAGGAAGCCGATCGGAATGCTTCCAAAAAGAAGAAATCCGGTGAAACCGAACGCCAAGTGATGGAGAAGCCACAAACAAGCTCGGCTATGTTCTTCCAATATAATACACAATTGGGGCCCCCATATCACATACTCGTGGACACTAATTTCATCAACTTTAGCATTAAAAACAAACTGGACATAGTCAAAACCATGATGGACTGCCTGTACGCAAAATGCATTCCGTACGTTACGGATTGTGTCGTGGGTGAGCTGGAAAAGCTAGGCCAGAAGTACAAGCTCGCTCTGCGCATAGTCAAGGATTCCCGGTTCGAGCGGATCAAGTGCCTGCACCGGGGAACCTACGCCGATGATTGCCTGGTCCAGCGCGTAATGCAGCACAAGTGCTACATCGTGGCCACCAACGATAAGGACCTGAAGCGGCGAATCCGAAAAATACCGGGCGTGCCCATCATGAACGTGGCCATGAACCGGTACGTGATAGAGCGGATGCCCGATGCATTCGAGCCCATGGCAAagaaatga